AGTAACTTTTCTCCTTCAAAATTTTCTCCTCTCAAAGCTCCCTGTATTGTTCAGAATATGATGTTTGGCAATTAGAAGTGCTGCAATAATTATACAGTAGACTTAGGGCTACTTACTGCTTTATCTGCCCAATTATTCGTTCTTTTTTGGGTTTCCCCCTTGCGGTGGAGGATGTGCCAGCGCCCTTCCCTCCCTGTTAGCCATACCCTAGCCACGTCCTGTGACACTCCTCCTACTGTTGGAGGTACAGGGAAGCAGGGTATGTCCAGGAGGGGAAGTGGCTTGTGCCCGTTGTCATCTTCCTCTGGCCAACCTGGCGCATGTCACATACAGGTTGGCACTCGGTCACCAAAAGATAAGCACAAAATAACCAAAttcatgtaaaattaatttagtaACATTCTTGTTCAAAGCTCAAGATAAACAGgctgatgaaatattaaataaagtaatgttaaagataattaaattataaataagggAATTCAGTGTGCTTTTATAATGtaataactgaatgaaaaagaaacctATAAATTAAAACTGTTTCAAGCTATATAGATCTGCACGTAACACGATAATTTAGTTTGGCCACGACTGAGTATGTGGAGTGAGCAGTTAGGAACCCAGAACCAGGCAGGAGGTGATATGCTAGGTAATCCATAGGCCTTGCTGGAGGGTGCGTACTCCTAGCGTTCCCTATGCAGGTTCTTCTTGTGGTCTTCCCTTGCAAGAGGATTGGTATTCACTCAGAGGCATTCCCCTGACATCAGGTGCTTGCCTTGCATCGGAAGCTCTCTTGCCAGTAGGTGTTTGCCCACTATTGGACACCCGCTTGACAGCAGGCGCTCGCCTGCCATCGGACACAAGCTTGACAGCAGGTGCTCACCTGACACCGAACGCTTCCCTACCGTTGGACTTTTGCCTAGCACCAGGCGCCCGCATTCTTCTCAGTGTCCTAGATGGTCTGGGTATGCTGGTTCGTCTTCACATTTTTTGTCTGACGTGAGGGATTTTCGTGCAAGTAGCCACGATTGGGTGTGTGAATGCATTTGTTCTACatattctccttcctttctcaggCGTTCTCATCAACTTTTGACGCCTGCCTCGTAAGAGAGCGCTAGTTTCTCCTGCTTCTCGGAGAAGTAGGAGGGAGCTTTTATTGTAGTTCCTGCTCTTCTCAGATGTTGTGCTTCCAGCCTCGGTCGCCTTCTTCATCAACCCGGGCTACTCCTGAGCATTCTGGGCATTTTCTTCAACCACGTTCTACATCTTGTACACCTCAGACTGCTTGCCAGTCTCCAAGTCAGGATTCGAAGCATTCCCAAGCCTCTTATAGGCATTCTCGGTCACCTTTTCAGCACCAAGGTTCAGCATATTCACCTGTTAGTCAAGCAGATCCTTCTTTGATTGCTACTATCTCAGTAGCAGAGCAGACTGGAGTACAGTATCTTCCCCTCAGCCAAGTTTTTTGAGGTCAGCTCCTTCGGGATTTTCGGTTTTGCTTCCTGCTACCTTGATGTTGGTTCAGGATGGTGTGAAGAGTCAAGAAGGCTTTGTTTTCTGTGTAGATGAAACTTTGGTGTCAGGTGCCATGACACAAAGTGGAGCCAACCATTCCTCTGGTATGAAACAGTGTTTTGCTTCCATTTAGTTCCTGTTTAGAGGAGTTGAAACTCCTTTCATCTCGGAGCAGGGGGTTCTGCTGTTGCCACCCCTGCTTCCCAAGGATTTCCCTCTATGAGACTGCGGCAGCTTGCAAATTTGACTCTGATGCTGATGAAGAGCAGGTAGTATCGTCAGCTGTTCAGAGACTGATTAAGGTGTGTGCTAGCAAAGTTCCTGATTTTTTGAGGGATCAGTATTTCAGGATTTGAGGTCCCTTAAGATTGCTAGGCTGAAACCTAAGGCATATCCCCTTCCGTCTGCAAAACGGGCTAAGGTAGCACTGAACAGATTTGACTTGATGGCTAAATTGCTCCATCAGAAGTGTCTTCTAAAAGttcttcccctttcttccccTCTTTATGAGAGAGGAGAGCGATGTCTCATGATACTAGGCAGTTACCCTTTATCGGAAATGGCTGTAGCATTAATAGACAGATAGCAAGATTGTTCCTGCTGTTATGCAGATTTTTTGGCTGCTTAGATAGAGCAGTTTCAGACTCACTTAGGGAGTCCATGCATGCCTTTCTAAGGCGTTTGTCAAGCGTAAGGAACAGTTGTGTTCTTTTTGGCTTCCTCTGTCTCTTCGACAAAGAAGGTTGACATTATCGCACATCACCCTTTACATTCTTTACTGGGTGCCTCAGCATTAGATATGATAGTGCAAGAGGTTTAGAAGTGGAAACCAGATCTTTGTTGCATCACTCTCAAACATTTAGGCATACACAACCAAGGCAGCAGCTGCTTCTGCAGTTAATGCAAGTTTCAAGGTTCCCCCAGGCAAATGGACAAGTCATTGGGGCCCTTGAGCCATCCCTTTCAGGCTTTCAGGGACAACAATAAGCACCCTAGAAATCCAACTCCTGATATGATGCATCAAGCCCCCCCCATTCCCCCATAGGAGGGAGGTTGAgcctcttttattcattttggaaGGTCTGGAGGCAGGTCTCTGGATGGTGGAGGTACTGTAGGAGGAATACAGCATCCCCTTTCTTTCCCAGCCTCCTCTACCCATTTTTCTTTTGGAGTTTCCCTTATCTTCACAACGAGAAGCTCCAGATCTTGCAAGAGGAAGTAGACGCTCTTAGGCTTAAAGGAGCTGTGGAAATAGTCTTGGACTGAATAGTATCAGTGGACATGATGGATGCTTACTTCCAAGCAGTGTACAATTCATCCAAATTCAAGGAAATATTTGCAGTTTGTTTTTCATGGCAAGATGTACCATTTTTGGGCGATGTACTTTCGTCTGAGCTCAGCTCCACAAGTTTTTACCATAGCCATATCGCAGTTGGGTTTACATGTTAAGCATTCGGATGCTTctctacctggacgattggctgattctAGTGCCCACTTTACAGTAGAGGGGAGCCTGAAGGGCAAGAGGTACTCTCTTAAAGTTGACACGTATGTTGGGAATACTGATAAATGTTTCAAATTCCAATCTAGTACCAACTCAGAACCTTGGTTACCTGGGAATGCTTTTGGACAGCAAGAATTTCGTGGTTTCTCAGAGAGGAAATGCATAAACagctttcttttaattattagaagaatttcTATCCTTCACAACCTTGCCAGCCAAGAAATGGTTGTCCCTGTTAAGGTACATGGCATCACTAGAGAAGTTGGTTCTGGGCGCCAGGCTGAGAATGAGGTCAATTCTTTCCTTTCTCAAGAGGcactggaactgggaagttcaaCTTGGAATCCATTCAAATTCAGGTCTCTGGGGGAGTTACAGGATCCTCTGAGATGATGGAACCATCGACCTCAACTTTTGCTAAGAGTGTCTTTCCGGTTGAAGAGCCCAGACCTCACGTTATAATCTGATGCATTTTCAGAAAGTTAAGGAATGGTTGCAGCAGACAGGCATTTAGCTGGGGTTTGGTCCACAGAGGAACGAGAACTCCATATCATTCAGTTAGAGATGTTGGCAATGTGGAAGGCCCTGCTAGCATTAGAGGCTCTAGTACTGGACAAAAAGGTAGCACTCTTTTCAGACAATTCAACAGAAAGGAAGATCCGCACTGGCATAGCTGAGCAATCAACGAGGCACAAAGTCAGAAGCTTTGTTCTGCCTTTCAAGTCGCGTTCTCACTTGGTCAGAGGAAAGGAAGATCCTTCTGTTACCCTAGTTTGTGCcaggaaaaatgaacattttggCAGACCAACTGAGCAGGAAGGACCAGATTCTGTCTTCCAAATGGACTTTGAAACCACAAGTCAGCAAGGACCTTTGAAAGCTATGGGGCACTCCTctattggacctgtttgccactaGGTCCAACAGTCACCTGCCTGGGAGATGCTGTAATGAGTCAGCAAGTGTGAAAGCACCTTttcacttgtaaacaaaacatccAGCGAATTGGCACACCCAAATTCCAGGTGGCATTATAAAGACTGTTTTTGACCACAAGAAGTTCCCCATTCCTAATCTGGGTCACTATTCCCTGGACGCTACTGTCATTTTTCCTCGTGGCTATCGATAATTATAGTTTATAACTCATGaactatttatttgcattttcttcatttcgATATGTTCAACAGAGATTACCATTGtatttacatattgtatatatgtatatgtgtggttGTGTCCGTGCGTGTGCGTTCTTGTGCGTATGTGGGTGGTGAATGAATGGGTCGGGGTGTGTACGTATCTTTAGGCATACAGACAGGGCAAAATGGATTGCATGCCACAGTggattagaaaaatgttcagctTTTAATTGTGATAAGTCAATAGCAAAGTATAGCAGTGTTTATTTCCAGCCCATTGTGCGACATTTTACGTTGTATATACAAGGTCAGGGTCACTGGCCAAACAATCCATAcccaaatacttcagaagaaatcagTAGATTTATTAGACCtataagaacaagaaacagatTGTACAACTAATGTAGCAATAAACGGAATGTAAACTTATGAAATAATGTAATTACACTATGTAAAAACATCATGTAagtataatgtacataattaaccaccccctaagcaactaagcattgtaaatattaaataataaccaCAAATCCCTCCCCACCCACATTCCCATCCTCTTAGAGCTGTAATTGGGATGCTGGATATTATTGTATTTcagttcttgcttgacaaagaATGCAACTGTCTGTCTTTAtccatatactaatatatacatatatattatacatacgcatacacgcaaaaatatattgtatatgacacattttcttacctttgtattatgtttatataccAAATtgtccttctgtaaattcacaGATACGAACTCTTGTAGGTCCTTCTGTATCCACTTATAAAAAGTTTTGTCTATTTTAGCGTTCACGTAGTTATACTGAACTGaaccacacaaaaaaatgcatgaCTTCCTGTTCGCCACCTTTAGTTTACTGATGTATCTGTGATAAACAGCAGTTTGTCTTTTCTGACTGGGCTATGGTAGTAACATCATTTGTTACTGAAGCAATGATAGTTACCCCAAGTGCAAACTCCCGTTGTAAAAGTTCGGACATAAACGATACACGAACAATAGCTTCGGCTTGGGAAACAGCAAATTGCGGTTTGATTGCAAACTCGCTCACATTATACAAAAGGTGGTGATACGAATTTacgggtttttatttcagttcaatacaGTATGAGGAAGTTACGGTACTGCTcaaataggaaagaaaacaaaacctgTGCTTGTTTCCAGAGCCTGTAAATGAGCTTTTATTTTAAGTGAAACTAATTATATATAGTTGTGATGGTCCATAGTAattgtcattgttattttatccagtttcattacACTCTCGCTTTTTTtcattacatacagtatgtatatatatatattatatatatatatatatatatatatatatatatatatatatatatatatatgtatgtatgtatgtatgtatgtatgtatgtatttacacacacacacacacatatatatatatatatatatattatatatatttactcacacacacacacacacacatatatatatatatatatatatatatatatatatatatatatatatatatatatatatatatatatatacactgaataaaaaaatataatgtgtgtgtgtgtgtttgtttaaaaaagacactcaacgattaattttttaaatttcacctaTTCCACGTTGGACGATGACGAACCTAGCCGTCAGTTCTGCCAATGTCGGCTATAAACTTCAGTGAACTAAACTAAACACCCTGGTCCTCTTCTGATGGTCTTAGGAGTATGGCATTCATTGGTGGTTGTGTACATACAATCACACAAACActaatacagtttatatataaacaatagaatatgaaatatgtatCTGTGCTTGAAACATAACATCTCATCACGGTCTGGTCTTATATTACTTGCATCAAAGATAGAATATGAAATTTGTCATACTGTTTTACCAGTATATAACTTTTCAAGCTGTACGTTTGCCTGCAAACATAACATTCATCACGTATTTCGTCTGGTCTTATATTACTTTATCTTCCACCTGGCTTACTTCATCTAACAATGCGATCAAGGCAGactgtgtagaattttctggtcattttcttattttgatttttatgtcaGCCCTTCCTTCACATCAGTAAGTCGAATGAACTCTTGATGAAAGGGCTGTCTGGTTCCATCCCTacccccatcccatcccatctccATCCCCATCACATCccatctccatctccatctccatcCCCACCCCATCCCATCCCCATCCATctccatccccaccccaccccacctccatCCCCAACCCCCATCTCCATCCCCCATCCCCATCTCCCATCACCCCCATcaccccatcccatcccatctccATCCACACCCCCCTacccccatcccatcccatctccATCCCTATCCCCACCCCATCTCTCATCCTCCCCAACCCTGTCTTCATCCCATCTCCATCCCcaccccatcccatcccatctcatctcatctccatcCCCACCCCATCTCTATCCCCATCCCATATCCATCCCATCTCCATCCCATCCCCACCCCATCTCCATTCCCACCTCATCTCCTTCCCCATCTCCATCCCATCTCCATCCCCACCCCATCCCCATCCCATCTCCATCTCCATCCCCACCCCATctccatccccatccccatccctatCCCCATCTCTATctccatccccatccccatcccatCTCCTccattcccacccccacctcaTCTCCATCTCCATCCCCACCCTCATCCCTACCCTATGGCATTAGTTTGTACAAGGTGAAAACTATAAACCtgttacgtaaaataaaaatatgccttGCTTATATAATCGTGCGTTTACAAACTCAAAATCTATATTTAGGGGTGGACTCGGGGAGAATTCGAAAAAAAGAAgtgtgatttaatatatataaatcggcTCGCGTTGAAATCACGAATGGCAATCacccaacaataaaatactgcTGAACTCGACGCTCCGTAATGGCATGAAATTAAAATCACGAATTGATCAcacgtaaaaaatatatttatcgttTGGGTAATGTGCAGAAATTAAATGCGTCATTGGCAACCGCATTGGCAGATTTTTCACACAGCGATAGGAAACCCAGCATCCCgtgaagagaggggagagagagagagagaaagtggtatACAtgtaggtacagtatatatatatatatatatatatatatatatatatatatatatatatatatatatatatatatatacatatatacacacacacttacgcatTGCACCTAATGTTATGGTGTAGATCTCGTTTTAGAAGTTGCTCCTAACctattttatagagagagagagagagagagagagagagagagagagagagagagagagagagagagagagagagagagagagtacacatgga
This genomic stretch from Macrobrachium rosenbergii isolate ZJJX-2024 chromosome 23, ASM4041242v1, whole genome shotgun sequence harbors:
- the LOC136851088 gene encoding uncharacterized protein, yielding MKGLSGSIPTPIPSHLHPHHIPSPSPSPSPPHPIPIHLHPHPTPPPSPTPISIPHPHLPSPPSPHPIPSPSTPPYPHPIPSPSLSPPHLSSSPTLSSSHLHPHPIPSHLISSPSPPHLYPHPISIPSPSHPHPISIPTSSPSPSPSHLHPHPIPIPSPSPSPPHLHPHPHPYPHLYLHPHPHPISSIPTPTSSPSPSPPSSLPYGISSFLWLGSSSSSSSSSSSSSSSSSSSSSSSSSVVLSPSHFPLIPSGTGEDTFINGKIKQGGQSVMSLLPPEAIVALSGSPEILSLPLNATTAPPLWSGAINVVYG